The following coding sequences lie in one Arachis stenosperma cultivar V10309 chromosome 5, arast.V10309.gnm1.PFL2, whole genome shotgun sequence genomic window:
- the LOC130983207 gene encoding mitogen-activated protein kinase kinase 3, whose amino-acid sequence MTGLEELKKKLVPLFDAEKGFSTSSTLDPCDSYTLSDGGTVNLLSRSYGVYNINELGLQKCTSRSVHETADQSEKTYRCASHEMRIFGAIGSGASSIVQRAIHIPTHRILALKKINIFEKEKRQQLLTEIRALCEAPCYQGLVEFHGAFYTPDSGQISIALEYMDGGSLADILRKHRRIPEPILSSMFQKLLHGLRYLHGVRYLVHRDIKPANLLINLKGEPKITDFGISAGLENSVAMCATFVGTVTYMSPERIRNESYSYPADIWSFGLALLECGTGEFPYTANEGPVNLMLQILDDPSPSPSKQVFSPEFCSFVDACLQKDPESRPTAEQLLLHPFITKYENAEIDLATFVRSVFDPTQRLKDLADMLTLHYYLLFDGPDDLWQHTRSLYNENSIFKFSGKQHVGSNNIFTTLSSIRSTLLGDWPPEKLVHVVEKLQCRAHGEDGVAIRVSGSFIIGNQFLICGDGIQVEGLPNFKDLEIDIPSMRLGTFHEQFIVEATNLIGCYNIVNQELYINQ is encoded by the exons ATGACTGGATTGGAGGAATTGAAGAAAAAGCTTGTACCTTTGTTTGATGCTGAGAAGGGCTTCTCAACAAGCTCAACCTTGGACCCTTGTGATTCTTACACT TTATCCGATGGTGGGACCGTGAACTTGTTGAGCAGATCATATGGGGTGTACAATATCAATGAGCTTGGGTTGCAGAAGTGCACATCTCGATCTGTTCACGAGACTGCTGATCAGAGTGAGAAAACATATAGGTGTGCCTCCCACGAGATGCGAATATTCGGAGCAATTGGTAGTGGTGCCAGCAGTATTGTCCAGAGAGCTATTCATATACCAACACATAGGATTCTAGCTTTGAAGAAGATTAATATCTTTGAGAAG GAGAAAAGACAGCAGCTCCTAACAGAGATAAGGGCACTATGCGAAGCGCCTTGTTATCAGGGTCTTGTAGAGTTTCATGGGGCATTTTACACTCCGGACTCTGGACAAATAAGCATAGCTCTGGAGTATATGGATGGAGGATCGCTTGCAGATATCTTGCGAAAGCATAGAAGGATACCTGAACCTATTCTTTCATCCATGTTTCAGAAGCTCCTACAT gGTCTAAGATATCTTCATGGAGTCAGATATTTAGTTCACAGAGACATAAAGCCTGCCAATTTACTCATAAACCTCAAGGGGGAGCCGAAAATTACTGACTTTGGTATCAGTGCTGGCTTAGAGAATTCAGTGGCAATG TGTGCTACATTTGTTGGAACTGTTACGTACATGTCTCCTGAGAGAATCCGAAATGAAAGCTATTCTTATCCAGCCGATATTTGGAGCTTTGGTCTTGCTCTCCTCGAGTGTGGAACAGGAGAATTCCCATATACAGCTAATGAGGGTCCTGTAAATCTTATGCTGCAG ATTCTGGAtgatccatcaccatcaccgtCAAAACAAGTGTTTTCGCCCGAGTTCTGCTCTTTTGTTGATGCTTGCTTGCAGAAGGATCCAGAAAGTAGGCCAACTGCAGAACAG CTTCTTTTGCACCCTTTTATTACAAAGTATGAGAATGCGGAGATAGATTTAGCGACATTTGTTCGAAGTGTTTTTGATCCTACACAAAGATTAAAGGATTTGGCAGAT ATGTTGACATTACATTATTACTTACTATTTGATGGACCTGATGATTTGTGGCAACACACAAGGAGCTTATATAATGAAAACTCAATTTTCAA GTTCTCTGGGAAACAACATGTTGGTTCAAACAATATCTTCACAACCCTATCGAGTATTCGAAGTACGTTACTTGGCGATTGGCCTCCGGAGAAGTTGGTGCATGTCGTTGAAAAGCTTCAGTGTCGTGCTCACGGCGAAGATGGAGTTGCAATCAGGGTCTCAGGATCATTCATAATTGGGAATCAGTTTCTCATTTGTGGAGATGGCATTCAAGTAGAAGGCTTACCAAACTTCAAAGATCTTGAAATTGATATTCCTAGCATGAGACTGGGTACATTTCATGAACAATTCATAGTGGAGGCAACAAACCTAATTGGATGCTACAACATTGTTAACCAAGAGTTGTATATTAACCAATAA